A stretch of the Orcinus orca chromosome 1, mOrcOrc1.1, whole genome shotgun sequence genome encodes the following:
- the LOC105748522 gene encoding 2-iminobutanoate/2-iminopropanoate deaminase-like codes for MSSLIRKVISTVKAPAAIGPYSQAVLVDRTIYISGQLGMDPASGQLVPGGVAEEAKQALPNMGEILKAAGCDFTNVVKTTVLLADINDFDTVSDIYKQYFQSSFPARAAYQVAALPKGGRVEIEAVAVQGPCDSITLSYLVWNFNNVFKLMS; via the coding sequence ATGTCGTCTTTGATCAGAAAGGTGATCAGCACCGTGAAAGCCCCAGCGGCCATTGGTCCCTACAGTCAGGCTGTGTTAGTCGACAGGACCATTTACATTTCAGGACAGCTAGGCATGGATCCTGCAAGTGGACAGCTTGTGCCAGGAGGGGTGGCAGAAGAGGCTAAACAAGCTCTTCCAAACATGGGTGAAATTCTGAAAGCAGCAGGCTGTGACTTCACGAATGTGGTAAAAACAACTGTTTTGCTTGCTGACATAAATGACTTCGATACTGTCAGtgacatctacaaacaatatttCCAGAGTAGTTTTCCTGCACGAGCTGCTTACCAGGTTGCTGCTTTGCCCAAAGGAGGCCGTGTTGAGATTGAAGCAGTAGCTGTCCAAGGACCTTGTGACAGCATCACTCTAAGTTACTTAGTCtggaattttaataatgtttttaaattaatgtcttAA